A genome region from Tolypothrix sp. PCC 7712 includes the following:
- a CDS encoding vWA domain-containing protein, whose translation MHDTLRLDEVVEFAENPEPRCPCVLLLDTSGSMQGDPIEALNQGLLSLKDELVKNSLAARRVEVAIVTFDSTVNVVQDFVTADQFNPPILTAQGLTTMGSGIHKALDMIQERKSQYRANGIAYYRPWVFMITDGEPQGELDQVVEQASKRLQGDEANKKVAFFTVGVENANMTRLNQIAVRTPLKLKGLNFIEMFVWLSASMSAVSHSQLDEQVALPPIGWGTV comes from the coding sequence ATGCATGATACATTAAGACTTGATGAAGTAGTAGAATTTGCGGAAAATCCTGAACCTCGATGCCCTTGTGTGCTCTTGCTAGACACATCTGGTTCGATGCAAGGAGATCCCATAGAAGCTTTAAATCAAGGCTTGCTGAGTTTAAAAGATGAATTGGTCAAAAATTCTTTAGCAGCTAGAAGAGTAGAAGTAGCTATAGTCACCTTTGATAGTACTGTGAACGTAGTACAAGACTTTGTGACTGCCGATCAATTTAACCCACCAATCCTGACAGCACAAGGATTGACCACTATGGGTTCAGGGATTCATAAAGCCTTGGACATGATTCAAGAGCGCAAATCTCAATATCGTGCTAATGGTATCGCCTACTACCGTCCTTGGGTGTTTATGATTACTGATGGTGAACCACAAGGAGAGTTAGATCAAGTCGTAGAACAAGCAAGTAAACGCTTGCAAGGCGACGAAGCCAATAAAAAAGTAGCATTTTTTACTGTAGGGGTAGAAAATGCTAACATGACACGTTTGAATCAGATAGCTGTACGTACTCCTTTAAAACTCAAGGGATTGAATTTTATTGAGATGTTTGTCTGGTTATCAGCCAGTATGTCAGCTGTGTCCCACTCACAACTTGATGAACAAGTAGCACTACCACCAATAGGTTGGGGTACTGTTTAA
- a CDS encoding PP2C family serine/threonine-protein phosphatase: protein MNMSKQIPQWQVVAASVCGTSHLKNKQLCQDAHHWQLLSDNVLVAAAADGAGSAIQGKVGAMIAVETAIENIAIKEITRDALADDGVVRSLLTDAMLAAKKAVEDEAAACNNQLQDLATTLIVMVATPEVVAVAQIGDGLAVAKDSTGNLLALTMPDSGEYINETTFLTSPGALETAQMKLWRESIVNVSVLTDGLQMLALNMVVGEPHKPFFFPLFDFVANTQDKTVAKEQLVKFLGSERITQRTDDDLTLIIAALSKP, encoded by the coding sequence ATGAATATGTCAAAACAGATACCTCAATGGCAGGTAGTAGCTGCATCAGTATGTGGTACTAGCCATTTAAAAAACAAACAGCTGTGTCAGGATGCTCACCACTGGCAATTATTATCGGATAATGTGTTAGTGGCAGCAGCAGCAGATGGTGCAGGTTCAGCCATCCAAGGCAAAGTCGGAGCGATGATTGCTGTAGAAACAGCTATAGAAAACATAGCTATCAAAGAAATCACTCGCGATGCTTTAGCGGATGATGGAGTCGTGCGATCGCTGTTGACAGACGCGATGTTAGCCGCTAAAAAAGCGGTAGAAGACGAAGCGGCCGCATGTAATAATCAGCTTCAGGATTTAGCAACTACCTTAATTGTGATGGTCGCCACGCCAGAAGTGGTAGCGGTGGCCCAGATTGGTGACGGCTTGGCAGTAGCCAAAGATAGTACAGGGAATCTACTGGCATTAACTATGCCCGACAGTGGTGAATATATTAACGAAACCACTTTTTTGACTTCGCCAGGAGCCTTAGAAACAGCACAAATGAAATTATGGCGTGAATCCATAGTTAATGTCAGCGTGCTCACCGATGGGCTACAAATGCTGGCTTTAAATATGGTGGTTGGCGAACCGCACAAACCATTCTTCTTTCCGTTATTCGACTTTGTCGCGAATACTCAGGATAAGACGGTGGCTAAAGAACAGTTAGTCAAGTTTTTAGGATCTGAACGGATTACACAGCGCACTGACGATGACTTAACACTCATCATCGCGGCACTCAGCAAACCGTAA
- a CDS encoding tetratricopeptide repeat protein, which yields MQVLRCLPKQEILNLNVSLGRGGEACIYAVPSQSNLVAKVYHKPTAAHAYKLQAMLVNPPENPTANLGHISIAWPQDVLRAVDGSDRIVGFLMPRIRGMRPIIDFYNPRTRRQHCPLFNYQYLLRTARNLAAAFAALHSSGYCIGDVNESNILVSDTALVTLVDTDSFQVLDPDTHAVYRCPVGKPEFTPPELQNKIFSQHDREVTHDLFGLGVLIFQLLMEGTHPFSGIFQGAGEPPAYESRIASGHFTYSQKRKVPYLATPIAPAWDILHPTLQELFLRCFEDGHNDPHVRPSAQTWMLAIAEAEESLITCSVNPQHSYNEHLHSCPWCERTKRLGGRDPFPSHRAIAAKEHLKPRIPARNRYNQPTQRPQPVAPLTTHQWQATYNKKATFPNILKNRKWYPVGLCVLGFGLLGYLDVMVKLTSPVVSQNAYTQQTFQPNQTIKNKNLSFDDYYKQGHAAYKVRDYGRAIENFNQALEKEPNNAKAHVNRGNARYNMKDYEGALSDYTAALQLNPRELKAFVNRGNVRYMLADYSNDPDREYTLAIADFNNALRLNSKEVEAYIRRGVVRAQVAKYSGDSQQDYQQAINDFTKAIDINPSQPEAFFQRGIVHSQIAQYSNDYAREYNKAIVDFNQALSINPKQGKVYLKRGMIHYELSQYGSQNSEVNRMKAIDDLQTSAKVSLEQEDMDNYQQALSSLCIVVENKCDALFQSSNVLDSAETK from the coding sequence ATGCAGGTACTACGTTGTCTTCCTAAACAGGAAATTCTGAATCTTAACGTCAGTCTAGGGCGTGGTGGTGAAGCTTGTATCTATGCAGTACCATCCCAAAGCAACTTAGTGGCTAAGGTTTATCACAAACCCACAGCCGCACACGCTTACAAACTCCAAGCAATGCTGGTTAATCCGCCAGAAAACCCCACAGCTAATTTAGGGCATATCTCTATTGCTTGGCCACAGGATGTATTACGCGCAGTAGATGGCAGCGATCGCATTGTTGGCTTTTTAATGCCGCGGATTCGTGGGATGCGTCCGATTATTGACTTTTACAATCCCAGAACCCGCCGCCAACACTGCCCATTATTCAACTACCAGTACCTGCTACGTACAGCAAGAAATCTGGCGGCAGCTTTTGCGGCTTTACATAGTAGCGGATATTGCATTGGTGATGTCAATGAGTCCAATATCCTGGTAAGTGACACAGCGCTGGTGACATTAGTCGATACAGACTCCTTCCAGGTACTCGATCCCGATACTCATGCTGTTTACCGATGCCCTGTAGGTAAACCAGAATTTACCCCACCAGAACTGCAAAACAAGATTTTCTCACAGCACGATCGCGAAGTTACTCACGATTTGTTTGGGTTAGGAGTACTGATCTTTCAACTGTTGATGGAAGGTACCCACCCATTTTCTGGTATTTTCCAAGGTGCTGGCGAACCACCCGCATACGAATCACGTATTGCTTCTGGTCATTTTACTTACAGTCAAAAGCGGAAAGTTCCTTACCTAGCTACTCCCATAGCACCAGCTTGGGATATTTTGCACCCCACCTTACAAGAACTGTTTTTACGTTGTTTTGAGGATGGACATAACGACCCACATGTCCGTCCCAGCGCCCAAACCTGGATGCTAGCCATAGCGGAAGCTGAAGAAAGCCTGATTACTTGTAGCGTTAATCCTCAGCATAGCTATAACGAACATCTACATTCATGTCCTTGGTGCGAACGTACTAAACGCTTAGGTGGACGCGATCCCTTCCCGTCACATCGCGCGATCGCTGCCAAAGAACACCTCAAACCTCGTATACCAGCTAGAAATCGCTACAATCAGCCGACCCAAAGGCCGCAACCTGTAGCCCCCTTAACAACACATCAATGGCAAGCCACATATAACAAAAAAGCTACTTTCCCCAATATCCTCAAAAATCGCAAATGGTACCCAGTAGGGTTGTGCGTACTCGGTTTTGGTTTATTAGGGTATTTAGATGTCATGGTGAAATTAACTAGCCCAGTTGTTTCCCAAAATGCTTATACCCAGCAAACTTTTCAGCCTAATCAGACAATCAAAAACAAAAACCTCAGCTTTGATGATTACTATAAACAGGGTCATGCAGCTTATAAAGTGCGAGACTATGGGCGGGCGATTGAGAACTTTAACCAAGCTTTAGAAAAAGAACCTAACAACGCCAAGGCTCATGTTAACCGAGGTAACGCCCGCTATAACATGAAAGACTATGAAGGCGCACTCAGCGACTACACCGCAGCTTTGCAACTCAACCCCAGAGAACTCAAAGCATTTGTAAATCGGGGTAATGTGCGCTATATGCTAGCTGACTATAGCAACGATCCCGATCGCGAATATACCTTAGCGATCGCTGACTTTAATAATGCGCTGCGTCTTAATAGTAAGGAAGTAGAAGCCTACATCAGACGAGGTGTTGTCCGCGCCCAAGTTGCTAAATATAGTGGCGACTCGCAACAAGATTATCAGCAAGCCATCAATGATTTTACCAAAGCCATTGATATCAATCCCTCACAACCAGAAGCTTTCTTCCAACGGGGTATTGTCCATTCGCAGATTGCTCAATATAGCAACGATTATGCGCGCGAGTACAATAAAGCGATCGTGGACTTTAACCAAGCGTTAAGCATCAACCCTAAACAGGGGAAAGTCTACCTCAAGCGAGGTATGATTCACTACGAGCTGTCACAATATGGTAGCCAAAATTCAGAGGTAAATCGGATGAAAGCAATTGATGATTTACAAACCTCTGCCAAAGTCTCTCTAGAACAAGAAGATATGGACAACTACCAACAAGCACTCAGTAGCCTCTGTATTGTTGTAGAAAATAAATGTGATGCTTTATTCCAAAGTAGCAATGTTTTGGATTCAGCAGAAACAAAGTAA
- the rfbF gene encoding glucose-1-phosphate cytidylyltransferase — translation MKAVILAGGLGTRLSEETSIRPKPMVEIGGKPILWHIMKIYSAHGINDFIICCGYKGYVIKEYFANYFLHMSDVTFDMRFNQMNVHSGYAEPWRVTLVNTGDNTMTGGRLKQVREHLGNDTFCFTYGDGVCDVNITELIKLHKAQNTLATLTAVQPAGRFGAISLGQEQTKITSFREKPEGDGAWINGGYFVLEPQVIDFIADDSTVWEKEPLEKLADMEQLSAYKHNGFWQPMDTLRDKNYLEDLWKSGQAPWKVW, via the coding sequence ATGAAAGCAGTGATTTTGGCTGGTGGTCTGGGTACACGCTTAAGTGAAGAAACAAGTATCAGACCTAAGCCGATGGTGGAAATTGGTGGTAAACCAATTTTGTGGCACATCATGAAGATTTACTCTGCCCACGGCATTAATGATTTTATTATTTGTTGTGGATATAAAGGTTATGTGATTAAGGAGTACTTTGCTAATTACTTCTTGCACATGTCAGATGTCACCTTTGATATGCGTTTTAATCAGATGAATGTGCATTCTGGATATGCTGAACCCTGGCGTGTGACCTTGGTAAATACAGGGGATAACACTATGACAGGTGGACGCTTAAAGCAAGTCAGAGAACATTTGGGTAACGATACTTTTTGCTTTACCTATGGTGATGGTGTTTGTGATGTAAATATTACAGAACTAATTAAGCTGCATAAAGCACAAAATACCTTAGCCACACTCACAGCAGTACAACCTGCGGGACGTTTTGGCGCAATTTCTTTGGGACAAGAACAAACTAAAATTACTAGTTTTCGTGAAAAACCTGAAGGTGATGGTGCTTGGATTAATGGCGGTTATTTTGTTTTAGAACCCCAAGTAATCGACTTCATTGCTGATGACAGTACAGTTTGGGAAAAAGAACCATTAGAAAAATTAGCAGATATGGAACAGTTATCTGCTTACAAACATAATGGTTTCTGGCAACCAATGGACACATTACGTGATAAGAATTATCTCGAAGACTTGTGGAAGAGTGGTCAAGCACCTTGGAAAGTATGGTAG
- the lhgO gene encoding L-2-hydroxyglutarate oxidase, with translation MYDFAIIGGGIVGLSTGMALGKRYPNARILVLEKESKWAFHQTGNNSGVIHSGIYYKPGSYKAKFCRDGANSMVEFCREYGIAHEICGKVIVATSDAEIPRLENLYTRGLENGIQVQRISPEEVREIEPHVSCVAGIKVFSTGIANYKQVSEKYAELIQQQGGDLRLNTKVEKIRPSGKNQVLETNNGSFETRFVINCAGLHSDRVAKLGNVEPQAKIVPFRGEYYELTPEKRYLVKTLIYPVPNPDFPFLGVHFTRMIDGSVHAGPNAVLSLKREGYHKTDFDLRDFAEVMTYPGFWKLAAKHADEGIQEIIRSFSKAAFVKSLQQLIPEVQAQDLVPTHAGVRAQALMNDGKLVDDFLIIPGQNSIHVCNAPSPAATSSLEIGKAIVAQVPEPSHLAASVI, from the coding sequence ATGTACGACTTTGCAATTATTGGTGGGGGAATCGTTGGACTTTCTACAGGGATGGCTTTAGGCAAACGCTATCCCAATGCCAGAATTTTAGTATTAGAAAAAGAAAGCAAATGGGCATTTCACCAAACAGGTAATAATAGCGGTGTAATTCACTCAGGAATTTACTATAAGCCTGGAAGTTATAAAGCTAAATTTTGCCGTGACGGTGCTAATTCAATGGTGGAATTCTGCCGAGAATATGGCATTGCTCATGAGATTTGTGGCAAAGTAATTGTGGCAACTTCAGATGCAGAAATACCACGCCTAGAAAATCTCTATACACGCGGCTTAGAAAATGGCATTCAAGTCCAAAGAATTAGTCCCGAAGAAGTTAGAGAAATTGAACCCCATGTCAGTTGTGTAGCTGGCATTAAAGTATTCTCTACAGGTATTGCTAATTACAAGCAAGTTAGCGAGAAATACGCTGAGTTAATTCAACAGCAAGGAGGTGATTTACGCCTCAACACCAAAGTAGAGAAGATTAGGCCTAGTGGGAAAAATCAGGTACTAGAAACCAACAACGGTAGTTTTGAAACTCGGTTTGTAATTAATTGCGCCGGATTGCATAGCGATCGCGTGGCTAAATTAGGTAATGTGGAACCACAAGCGAAAATCGTACCCTTCCGGGGAGAATATTACGAACTCACCCCCGAAAAACGCTACCTGGTGAAAACTCTGATTTACCCAGTACCTAATCCAGATTTTCCCTTCTTGGGTGTCCACTTTACCCGCATGATTGATGGTAGCGTTCATGCAGGCCCCAATGCCGTATTGAGCCTGAAACGCGAAGGTTATCACAAAACCGACTTTGACTTGCGAGATTTTGCTGAGGTAATGACTTATCCTGGTTTCTGGAAATTAGCCGCAAAACATGCTGATGAAGGGATTCAAGAAATTATCCGTTCCTTTAGCAAAGCCGCCTTTGTGAAGAGTTTGCAACAACTCATTCCCGAAGTGCAAGCCCAAGATTTAGTTCCTACCCATGCAGGAGTTCGCGCTCAAGCATTGATGAATGACGGTAAGCTAGTGGATGACTTCTTGATTATCCCAGGGCAAAACTCTATTCATGTTTGCAATGCGCCTTCACCAGCCGCTACTTCTTCTCTAGAAATTGGCAAAGCAATAGTGGCGCAAGTTCCTGAACCTTCACATCTAGCCGCATCGGTTATTTAA
- a CDS encoding glycosyltransferase, which yields MRNDQDGLNAILAGKWQEIHPLWNQMPRIYDYSSWNESPFAEDIYNELLHRPYIIHCTNYPKPWCAGLRVECKHPKKHLFFQYLDMTAWSGWRDTFGRRLGRKFMKLARINTSKL from the coding sequence GTGAGAAATGACCAGGATGGACTAAACGCAATTCTGGCAGGTAAATGGCAAGAAATTCATCCGCTATGGAATCAAATGCCGAGAATTTATGATTATTCATCCTGGAACGAAAGTCCTTTTGCTGAAGATATTTATAACGAGCTATTGCATCGTCCCTACATTATTCACTGTACAAATTATCCTAAACCTTGGTGTGCGGGATTGCGAGTGGAATGTAAACATCCTAAAAAGCATTTATTTTTTCAATATTTAGACATGACAGCTTGGTCAGGATGGCGAGATACATTTGGGAGACGCTTGGGTAGAAAATTTATGAAATTGGCCCGCATCAATACCTCAAAACTCTGA
- a CDS encoding NAD-dependent epimerase/dehydratase family protein: MKVLVTGTEGYLGSLLPPLLMERGHEVLGVDTGFYKAGWLFNGTDVTAKTLNKDIRNITLKDLQGVDAIVHMAELSNDPTGQLSPTITYDINHHGSVRLAKLAKEAGIRRFVYMSSCSVYGVATEGDVTEESPVNPQTAYAECKTLVERDVMQLADDDFSPTFMRNATAFGASPRMRFDIVLNNLAGLAWTSKEIKMTSDGTPWRPLVHALDICKAIVCALEAPRDIVHRQIFNVGDTANNYRVREIAEIIADVFTGCQLSFGDNGADNRSYRVSFEKINTMLPGFKCDWNAQLGAEQLFKLFSQIDMTEDTFLFRGFTRLKQLEYLIRTQQIDKDFFWQKN, translated from the coding sequence ATGAAAGTATTAGTCACTGGAACAGAAGGTTATCTTGGTTCTTTATTACCTCCTCTGTTAATGGAACGAGGACATGAAGTTTTAGGAGTAGATACAGGTTTCTATAAAGCTGGCTGGCTATTCAACGGTACTGATGTGACAGCCAAAACCTTAAATAAAGATATCCGCAACATTACACTTAAAGACCTACAAGGTGTTGATGCAATAGTTCACATGGCGGAACTATCTAACGATCCCACTGGACAACTATCGCCTACCATCACCTACGACATCAATCATCACGGTTCAGTGCGCCTAGCTAAGTTAGCTAAAGAAGCGGGTATACGTCGCTTTGTATATATGTCTTCTTGTAGCGTTTACGGTGTAGCTACTGAGGGAGATGTCACAGAAGAATCTCCTGTGAATCCCCAAACAGCCTATGCAGAATGTAAAACTTTGGTAGAACGAGATGTCATGCAACTAGCTGATGATGATTTCTCTCCTACCTTTATGCGAAATGCTACAGCTTTTGGCGCTTCACCAAGAATGCGGTTTGATATTGTTTTAAACAACCTAGCTGGCTTGGCATGGACTAGCAAAGAAATCAAAATGACTAGCGATGGTACACCTTGGCGGCCGTTAGTTCATGCGCTAGATATCTGCAAAGCAATTGTTTGTGCCTTGGAAGCACCTCGTGATATTGTACACAGACAAATCTTTAACGTTGGGGATACTGCAAACAACTATCGAGTTAGAGAAATTGCAGAAATCATTGCAGATGTCTTTACAGGCTGTCAATTGTCTTTTGGCGATAACGGTGCAGACAACCGCAGCTACCGGGTATCTTTTGAGAAAATCAACACCATGCTACCCGGATTTAAGTGTGATTGGAATGCTCAATTAGGTGCCGAACAGCTATTTAAATTGTTCAGTCAAATAGATATGACTGAAGATACTTTCCTGTTCAGAGGATTTACAAGATTAAAGCAGCTAGAGTATCTAATTCGCACCCAACAAATTGACAAAGACTTTTTCTGGCAAAAAAATTAG
- a CDS encoding glycosyltransferase family 2 protein: MNKLLTIAIPTYNRAELLDKQLGWLAEAIQGFESDCEILVSDNCSTDKTPEVVKKWQATLSHITFNSHRNAENLGVMKNILYCLNAATTKYVWTIGDDDPIQNQAIAYVINKIKQHEDLSLLFLNFSGRNKITNEAVHPPTIVGNRWFDADSEDGSGDGKAIFEHCFAKSVGAVIFLTATIYRADLVKAALKHWPNAASNWICLAYLAGYCAANGSVIVTKETFLECIVGVSYWQKEPRSALLMQYKHIPEVILKLEESGYSKQFCKRMLLQNGKEANLRVFFGALRRWPVSAVKTVVPFIALIGLAMFDVIAIKEASMAETAEICTQQVQKKRELNL; encoded by the coding sequence ATGAATAAATTACTAACAATTGCTATTCCTACTTATAATCGAGCGGAATTACTAGATAAACAGTTAGGTTGGTTAGCTGAAGCTATTCAAGGTTTTGAATCTGATTGTGAGATTTTAGTTTCTGATAATTGCTCTACAGATAAAACTCCAGAGGTGGTAAAAAAGTGGCAAGCTACACTCAGCCATATCACTTTTAACTCTCACCGCAATGCTGAAAATTTAGGCGTAATGAAAAATATTCTTTACTGCCTCAATGCTGCTACAACTAAATATGTTTGGACAATTGGCGATGACGATCCGATTCAAAACCAAGCTATTGCTTATGTCATCAACAAAATCAAGCAGCATGAAGATTTATCATTATTATTTCTCAACTTCTCTGGACGCAATAAAATTACTAATGAAGCAGTTCATCCACCAACAATAGTAGGTAATCGTTGGTTTGATGCTGATAGTGAAGATGGTAGTGGTGATGGTAAGGCAATATTTGAACATTGCTTTGCTAAAAGCGTTGGTGCAGTCATATTTCTCACAGCTACAATCTATCGCGCTGATTTAGTGAAAGCCGCTCTAAAACACTGGCCAAATGCTGCAAGCAATTGGATTTGTTTAGCATATTTAGCAGGTTATTGTGCCGCTAATGGCAGTGTGATTGTCACCAAAGAGACTTTTTTGGAATGTATTGTTGGTGTGAGTTATTGGCAGAAAGAGCCAAGGTCTGCACTGTTAATGCAATACAAACATATACCTGAAGTAATTTTAAAACTGGAAGAGAGCGGATATTCTAAACAATTTTGTAAAAGAATGCTTTTGCAAAATGGTAAGGAAGCAAATTTAAGAGTATTTTTCGGTGCTTTAAGAAGATGGCCTGTATCTGCTGTGAAAACAGTTGTTCCTTTTATAGCCTTGATAGGATTAGCCATGTTTGATGTCATAGCTATTAAAGAAGCGAGTATGGCAGAAACAGCAGAAATATGTACTCAACAAGTTCAAAAAAAAAGAGAATTAAACCTCTGA
- the rfbC gene encoding dTDP-4-dehydrorhamnose 3,5-epimerase, whose product MIFIKTSLKDAFIVELEKKQDHRGFFARSFCAQEFVTHGLKSIVAQCNVSYNYKKGTLRGMHYQLAPAAETKLIRCTKGAIYDVIIDMRPDSPTFLSHIGVELTADNHRALYVPELFAHGYQALTDDAEVVYQVGEFYTPGYERGLRYDDPFFNIEWPLEVTEISDKDLNWPLLSMMPVGGAEIEAKV is encoded by the coding sequence ATGATTTTCATCAAAACTTCACTGAAAGACGCATTTATTGTTGAATTAGAAAAAAAGCAAGATCACCGTGGTTTCTTCGCTCGTTCTTTTTGCGCGCAAGAGTTTGTTACCCACGGCTTAAAATCTATAGTTGCTCAATGTAACGTGTCTTATAACTACAAAAAGGGGACATTGCGCGGGATGCATTATCAACTAGCGCCAGCAGCCGAAACTAAATTAATTCGCTGTACCAAAGGCGCTATCTATGACGTAATTATTGATATGCGTCCTGACTCTCCCACCTTTTTATCTCATATTGGTGTGGAACTTACTGCCGATAATCACCGCGCTTTATATGTACCAGAACTGTTTGCCCACGGCTATCAAGCGCTGACAGATGATGCTGAGGTGGTCTATCAAGTTGGTGAATTTTACACACCAGGTTATGAGCGTGGTTTACGTTATGATGACCCATTCTTTAACATTGAATGGCCTTTAGAAGTCACAGAAATTTCTGATAAAGATTTAAATTGGCCTTTATTAAGCATGATGCCCGTTGGTGGTGCAGAAATAGAGGCTAAAGTCTAG
- a CDS encoding NAD(P)H-dependent oxidoreductase codes for MIIIDRALEARAALGRPIKVGMIGAGFMGRGIANQIINSVPGMELVAISNRQLDAAKRAYLEAGIEDIQVVTNITDMEDAIAQGKYAVTEDAELLCRADGIEALIEVTGAVEFGAHIVMSAIAHHKHVIMMNAELDGTIGPILKVYADKAGVILSACDGDQPGVEMNLYRFVKSIGLTPLLCGNIKGLQDPYRNPTTQEAFAKRWGQKAHMVTSFADGSKISFEQAIVANATGMKVAKRGMLGYDFTGHVDEMTNLYDVDQLKELGGIVDYVVGAKPGPGVFVFATHDDPKQRHYLNLYKLGEGPLYSFYTPYHLCHFEVPLSVARAVLFQDAVMAPLAGPVVDVVTTAKIDLKAGETLDGIGYYMTYGQCENSAIAQQQNLLPMGLAEGCRLKRDIPKDQVLTYDDIELPADRLCDKLRAEQNAYFATEKALVAVG; via the coding sequence ATGATTATTATAGACCGCGCTTTAGAAGCCCGCGCAGCTTTAGGTAGACCCATCAAAGTGGGGATGATTGGTGCAGGCTTTATGGGTAGAGGTATTGCTAACCAAATTATTAATTCTGTGCCAGGAATGGAGTTAGTTGCTATCTCCAACCGCCAACTTGATGCAGCCAAGCGAGCTTATCTAGAAGCAGGGATTGAAGATATTCAGGTGGTGACAAATATCACCGATATGGAAGATGCGATCGCTCAGGGTAAATATGCAGTTACAGAAGATGCAGAGTTACTGTGTCGTGCTGATGGGATCGAGGCTTTAATTGAAGTTACCGGTGCAGTCGAATTTGGCGCACATATCGTCATGAGTGCGATCGCACATCACAAACACGTGATTATGATGAATGCTGAACTCGATGGCACTATTGGCCCTATCCTCAAGGTCTATGCAGACAAAGCTGGCGTAATTCTCAGCGCTTGCGATGGCGATCAGCCAGGGGTAGAAATGAATCTCTACCGCTTTGTAAAAAGCATTGGTTTAACTCCCCTATTGTGCGGTAACATCAAGGGTCTGCAAGACCCCTATCGCAATCCCACCACTCAAGAAGCCTTCGCTAAACGTTGGGGTCAAAAAGCCCACATGGTAACTAGCTTTGCTGATGGGAGCAAAATTTCCTTTGAGCAAGCGATCGTCGCCAACGCCACTGGGATGAAGGTTGCGAAACGGGGAATGCTGGGTTATGACTTCACTGGTCATGTGGATGAAATGACCAATCTGTATGACGTAGACCAGCTCAAGGAATTGGGCGGTATTGTTGATTATGTTGTTGGTGCTAAACCAGGCCCAGGGGTATTTGTATTTGCAACTCACGACGACCCCAAACAACGCCACTATCTTAACTTGTACAAACTCGGTGAAGGCCCGCTTTACAGCTTCTATACTCCTTATCACCTCTGCCATTTTGAAGTTCCCCTCTCTGTAGCCCGTGCGGTTCTCTTCCAAGATGCTGTGATGGCTCCCTTGGCTGGCCCGGTAGTAGATGTAGTCACCACAGCCAAAATAGATTTGAAAGCCGGAGAAACCTTAGATGGTATCGGCTACTACATGACCTACGGACAATGCGAAAATTCTGCGATCGCACAACAGCAAAACCTCCTACCAATGGGATTAGCTGAAGGATGTCGCCTCAAACGCGATATTCCCAAGGATCAAGTGCTAACTTACGACGATATAGAATTGCCCGCAGATAGACTTTGCGATAAATTAAGAGCCGAACAAAACGCTTATTTCGCTACAGAAAAAGCTCTAGTAGCTGTCGGTTAA